A genomic window from Dehalococcoidia bacterium includes:
- a CDS encoding RDD family protein: MAGQVAESALPRKGRRDAAGASPADSGQGVLGARSLAYLIDSVLLAIISVAFVAAGALFMLIESDWGRIDTPDSARWGFVYASLLTVPAWASFNLLLLARRGQTAGQYIIGVRVAREDGGEAGLPRLLLYLLALNPLVFHPWLAVFWALLAFVALSITENNVLVLGSLAVAVLCLAAPVVALLAATPGGGRRALHDRVAGTKVVRVE, translated from the coding sequence ATGGCCGGACAAGTGGCCGAATCCGCCCTTCCCCGGAAGGGCCGCCGCGACGCAGCCGGCGCATCCCCCGCGGACTCCGGGCAAGGAGTGCTCGGCGCCCGCTCCCTCGCCTACCTCATAGACTCCGTCCTCCTCGCGATCATTTCGGTCGCCTTCGTGGCCGCGGGAGCGCTGTTCATGCTCATCGAGAGCGACTGGGGACGGATCGATACGCCGGACTCGGCGCGCTGGGGCTTCGTCTACGCGTCGCTGCTTACGGTGCCGGCCTGGGCCTCGTTCAACCTGCTCCTCCTCGCGCGCCGTGGCCAGACGGCAGGCCAGTACATCATCGGCGTGCGGGTAGCGCGCGAGGACGGCGGCGAGGCGGGACTGCCCAGGCTCTTGCTGTATCTGCTGGCGCTCAACCCGCTGGTGTTCCACCCCTGGCTGGCGGTCTTCTGGGCGCTCCTGGCCTTCGTCGCCTTGAGCATTACCGAGAACAACGTGCTCGTCCTCGGCAGCCTGGCGGTAGCGGTCCTCTGCCTTGCCGCGCCGGTGGTAGCGCTCCTGGCTGCGACGCCAGGAGGCGGGCGCCGGGCCCTCCACGACCGGGTGGCCGGCACGAAGGTGGTGCGGGTCGAGTGA
- a CDS encoding ABC transporter permease — protein MSIDQSALSLGRDEAFTGFEQKPPLHIRIPTNLYRFTRRKPLGAFGGFLVLLLLVMAVTGGGLSAIVNRDMPSIAPYHYNEYKLGQDRLKGPSSEHWFGTDEFGRDVFSRLLYGAGVSVTIGVGVFALSTTLSTFLTMISGYYVTSVDLILQRFIEIFGVLPDLIILISLMAIYGASPLTFVLTLGILNGINTSRVLRSVIIGLRGMPYIEAAKAIGATDKRILRHYILPNVFYLIIVGATGGISGAIQAEAGLAIIGVGLNPNFPTWGTMLNASRELLRVAPWLAIFPALMLAMTIFGFRLLGDALRDVLDPRLRGSR, from the coding sequence ATGTCTATCGACCAGAGCGCGCTGTCACTCGGGCGGGATGAAGCTTTCACCGGCTTCGAGCAAAAGCCGCCACTTCACATCCGCATCCCAACGAACCTCTATCGCTTCACGCGCCGCAAGCCGTTAGGCGCCTTCGGGGGCTTTCTCGTGCTCCTGCTCCTGGTCATGGCGGTCACAGGGGGCGGCCTCAGCGCCATCGTCAACCGCGACATGCCCAGCATCGCGCCCTACCACTACAACGAGTACAAGCTGGGCCAGGACCGCCTCAAGGGCCCTTCTTCCGAGCACTGGTTTGGCACGGACGAATTCGGCCGGGACGTTTTCAGCCGCCTCCTCTACGGGGCCGGCGTTTCCGTGACCATCGGCGTCGGGGTCTTTGCTCTGAGCACGACTCTCTCGACGTTCCTGACAATGATCAGCGGCTACTACGTAACGTCGGTGGACCTGATCCTGCAGCGCTTCATCGAGATCTTCGGCGTCCTGCCTGATTTGATCATCCTCATATCGCTCATGGCGATATACGGCGCAAGTCCTCTCACGTTCGTTCTTACGCTGGGGATACTCAACGGCATAAACACGTCCCGCGTTCTGCGTTCCGTAATCATTGGCTTACGCGGGATGCCGTACATCGAGGCGGCGAAGGCCATCGGCGCGACTGATAAGCGTATCCTGCGCCACTACATACTCCCAAACGTCTTCTACCTCATTATCGTCGGCGCCACGGGCGGCATCTCCGGCGCCATCCAGGCAGAGGCCGGACTGGCGATCATCGGCGTTGGCCTGAACCCGAACTTCCCGACCTGGGGGACGATGCTGAACGCATCTCGTGAGTTGCTGCGCGTTGCTCCATGGCTGGCGATCTTCCCCGCGCTGATGCTGGCGATGACCATCTTCGGCTTCCGCCTCCTGGGCGACGCCCTGCGCGACGTGCTCGACCCCCGCCTGCGCGGCAGCCGCTAG
- a CDS encoding UbiA family prenyltransferase, whose amino-acid sequence MAGAPRAAALLLGLAQASHPFPVAIVLALTALVGIASGPADAYRLALATLAMLLSQLAIGWSNDYLDREYDRAHRPEKPVPAGLVPARVLPPLTAAALASAVAVGAALGPDVLGLLLAGTACGLGYNLALKRTPFSWAAYVLAFALLPAYVWAALDQFRGELWWLYVVGAPLALAAHIANTLPDLAEDASSGQGGLVARLGRRRAIALLFGCLALPPASTALTALWLEYAWRILLPALAGYAVFVSAAATAYRSVARRNASLAFRLIGVAAVLLASAWLAAV is encoded by the coding sequence GTGGCCGGAGCGCCTCGTGCGGCCGCACTCCTGCTAGGCCTCGCGCAGGCGTCCCATCCCTTTCCGGTCGCGATTGTCCTGGCGCTCACGGCTCTTGTGGGCATCGCGTCCGGCCCGGCCGACGCCTACCGCCTCGCGCTGGCCACGCTCGCCATGCTTCTCTCGCAGCTCGCCATCGGCTGGAGCAACGATTACCTCGACCGTGAGTACGACCGTGCCCACCGGCCGGAGAAGCCCGTGCCGGCGGGGCTGGTGCCCGCCCGGGTGCTGCCGCCGCTCACGGCCGCGGCGCTCGCATCGGCTGTGGCCGTGGGCGCGGCGCTGGGCCCTGATGTCCTGGGCCTCTTGCTGGCCGGGACTGCGTGCGGACTTGGCTACAACCTCGCCCTCAAGCGCACGCCATTCAGCTGGGCGGCTTACGTCCTCGCCTTTGCGCTGCTGCCGGCCTACGTATGGGCCGCGCTGGACCAGTTCCGCGGCGAACTCTGGTGGCTGTACGTCGTCGGGGCTCCGCTCGCCCTGGCAGCGCACATCGCCAACACGCTGCCGGACCTCGCGGAGGACGCCTCTTCCGGCCAGGGCGGCCTGGTTGCGCGGCTGGGGCGGCGCAGGGCCATAGCCCTCCTGTTCGGCTGTCTGGCACTACCGCCGGCCTCGACTGCCCTCACGGCCCTCTGGCTGGAGTACGCCTGGCGAATACTTCTACCAGCGCTGGCCGGATATGCCGTTTTCGTGTCGGCCGCCGCGACGGCCTACAGGAGCGTGGCCCGGCGGAACGCGTCGCTCGCATTCCGGCTCATCGGCGTAGCCGCGGTCTTGCTCGCCTCGGCGTGGCTGGCGGCGGTCTAG
- a CDS encoding GNAT family N-acetyltransferase: protein MPTDIRVLTEDDVERWTAVERTAFMSPHDDSARYIAMMKPEWTLGAFEDGVLQAFVISAPMALGLEGARLRMGGVSSVASMPEARRRGLIAALLRETLRRSREIGDVLSGLWTPHPALYRRYGWEICTDSINLRFNPKHIELPQGPKPPGRVERLGADDWRFVEGSYREWAARRNSVLLRDEWRWRMIFLFPGRETFIYRGPDGRVEGHALLRTTGSGDDRVLEVGELIANTAPAYRALLELLLSFDLVKTVTWWVGADEPVLEAVANPEQIKGERHYGLFVRLVDLAEAFSQRPAYADGRVVVRVVDEACPWNDGVWEIVSAGAHFAVERCSEEPMLTVDARGLAQLYNGYRSATNLARAGRIEAHHPRALAVADILLAMRTPPFCLDEF from the coding sequence ATGCCCACCGATATCCGCGTGCTGACCGAGGATGACGTCGAGCGCTGGACCGCTGTCGAGCGGACCGCGTTCATGAGTCCGCACGACGACTCCGCCCGCTACATCGCGATGATGAAGCCGGAGTGGACGCTCGGCGCCTTCGAGGACGGCGTCCTCCAGGCCTTCGTGATCTCCGCCCCTATGGCCCTCGGCCTCGAGGGCGCGCGGCTGCGCATGGGCGGCGTCTCCAGCGTGGCCTCGATGCCCGAGGCCAGGCGTCGGGGCCTGATCGCCGCGTTGCTCCGTGAGACGCTGCGCCGCTCGCGTGAGATCGGCGATGTCCTGAGCGGCTTGTGGACGCCCCACCCCGCGCTCTATCGGCGCTACGGCTGGGAGATCTGCACCGATAGCATCAACCTGCGCTTCAACCCCAAGCACATCGAGTTGCCCCAGGGCCCGAAGCCGCCGGGGCGAGTCGAGCGACTGGGCGCCGACGACTGGAGGTTCGTCGAAGGGAGCTACAGGGAGTGGGCGGCACGCCGGAACAGCGTCCTCCTTCGAGACGAGTGGCGTTGGCGCATGATCTTCCTCTTCCCGGGCCGCGAGACCTTCATCTATCGCGGTCCGGATGGTCGCGTGGAGGGCCATGCCCTCCTCCGCACAACAGGCTCCGGTGACGACCGCGTCCTGGAAGTCGGGGAGCTCATCGCCAATACGGCGCCGGCCTACCGCGCGCTGCTGGAGCTCCTGCTGAGCTTCGACCTCGTCAAGACCGTGACCTGGTGGGTCGGCGCCGACGAGCCGGTCCTGGAAGCGGTCGCGAACCCGGAACAAATCAAAGGCGAGCGCCATTACGGCCTCTTTGTGCGCCTCGTCGACCTGGCGGAGGCGTTCAGCCAAAGACCCGCCTACGCGGACGGCCGCGTCGTGGTCAGGGTCGTGGACGAGGCATGCCCCTGGAACGATGGGGTCTGGGAGATCGTCTCCGCCGGCGCGCACTTCGCCGTCGAGCGCTGTAGCGAGGAACCGATGCTCACGGTTGACGCCCGCGGCCTGGCGCAGCTCTACAACGGCTACCGCAGCGCAACCAACCTGGCGCGCGCAGGGCGGATCGAAGCCCACCACCCGCGCGCCTTGGCCGTGGCGGACATCCTCCTTGCCATGCGCACACCGCCGTTCTGCCTGGACGAGTTCTAG